Proteins from a single region of Streptomyces sp. HUAS 15-9:
- a CDS encoding acetate uptake transporter produces MTQTHANTPAADTPGAREEQTPAAAATPHPQIADPGPLGLAAFALTTFVLSVFNAGLIKDGSLEAVVLPLALWYGGIAQLLAGMWEFRKNNTFGAVAFTSYGAFWISFAAYVQFVAPKLPAAHAYQATGLFLLAWTLFTAYMTIVACRINGVLLATFSVLLVTFVLLTAGELGQRAALGHMGGWAGLLTALLAWYGSFAGVANATWKGRSLPTWPFAA; encoded by the coding sequence ATGACCCAGACCCACGCCAACACGCCCGCCGCCGACACCCCCGGCGCTCGGGAAGAGCAGACCCCGGCCGCGGCCGCCACTCCGCACCCGCAGATCGCCGACCCCGGCCCGCTGGGGCTGGCGGCGTTCGCCCTCACCACCTTCGTGCTCTCCGTCTTCAACGCCGGTCTGATCAAGGACGGGTCGCTGGAGGCCGTCGTGCTGCCGCTCGCCCTGTGGTACGGCGGCATCGCCCAACTCCTCGCCGGAATGTGGGAGTTCCGCAAGAACAACACCTTCGGCGCGGTGGCGTTCACCTCCTACGGCGCCTTCTGGATCTCCTTCGCGGCCTACGTCCAGTTCGTCGCGCCGAAGCTGCCGGCGGCCCACGCCTACCAGGCGACCGGCCTGTTCCTGCTCGCCTGGACCCTGTTCACCGCCTACATGACCATCGTCGCCTGCCGGATCAACGGCGTGCTGCTCGCCACGTTCTCGGTGCTGCTGGTGACCTTCGTGCTGCTCACCGCCGGCGAGCTGGGACAGCGGGCGGCACTGGGGCACATGGGTGGCTGGGCAGGCCTGCTCACCGCGCTGCTCGCCTGGTACGGCTCGTTCGCCGGGGTGGCCAACGCCACCTGGAAGGGCAGGTCCCTGCCGACCTGGCCGTTCGCGGCCTGA
- a CDS encoding DUF485 domain-containing protein, whose amino-acid sequence MNRPYAGPPPEQTTGGPDLRELRRSHLAFAVPAAVLVVGGQLLHILLSGFAPGAVDMAPAGHLTLGLALGLAVFAALFLTAWRYARHMRSRVDPQADEIRTRHAQPRRDGRDAQ is encoded by the coding sequence ATGAACAGACCGTACGCCGGCCCGCCGCCGGAGCAGACGACCGGCGGGCCGGACCTCAGGGAACTGCGCCGCTCCCACCTCGCCTTCGCGGTGCCGGCAGCTGTCCTCGTCGTAGGCGGACAGCTGTTGCACATCCTGCTTTCCGGCTTCGCGCCGGGTGCCGTGGACATGGCCCCGGCCGGACATCTGACCCTGGGCCTCGCGCTGGGCCTGGCGGTGTTCGCCGCCCTCTTCCTCACCGCGTGGCGCTACGCGCGGCACATGCGCAGCCGGGTCGACCCGCAGGCCGACGAGATCCGCACGCGCCACGCCCAACCGCGTCGTGACGGAAGGGACGCACAGTGA
- the acs gene encoding acetate--CoA ligase — MSNESLASLLREERRFAPPAELAAAANVTAKAYQQAGEDRLGFWAEQSRRLSWAVEPTETLDWSNPPFATWFADGRLNVAYNCVDRHVEAGLGDRVAIHFEGEPGDSRAITYAELKDEVSRAANALLELGVEKGDRVAIYMPMIPETVVAMLACARIGAPHSVVFGGFSADAIATRIEDASAKLVITADGGYRRGKPTALKPAVDEAIGRVTGPEKVLVVRRTGQEVAWTEGRDVWWHELVDRQPAEHAPQAFGAEHPLFILYTSGTTGKPKGILHTSGGYLTQVAYTHHAVFDLKPESDVYWCTADIGWVTGHSYTVYGPLANGATQVMYEGTPDTPHKGRFWEIVEKYGVTLLYTAPTAIRTFMKWGEDIPAKFDLSSLRVLGSCGEPINPEAWMWYREHIGGGDCPIVDTWWQTETGAMMISPLPGVTKTKPGSAQHPLPGISATVVDDEAADVPKGSGGYLVVTEPWPSMLRTIWGDDQRYIDTYWSRFPGRYFAGDGAKRDEDGDIWLLGRVDDVMVVSGHNISTTEVESALVSHPSVAEAAVVGAADETTGQAIVAFVILRAAAAESEDLAAELRDHVGATLGPIAKPKRVLPVAELPKTRSGKIMRRLLRDVAENRELGDVTTLTDSGVMDLIQAKLPAAPAED; from the coding sequence ATGAGCAACGAGAGCCTGGCCAGCCTGCTGAGGGAGGAACGGCGGTTCGCCCCGCCGGCCGAGCTGGCCGCCGCCGCGAACGTCACCGCGAAGGCGTACCAGCAGGCCGGCGAGGACCGGCTCGGCTTCTGGGCCGAGCAGTCCCGCCGCCTGTCCTGGGCGGTCGAGCCGACCGAGACACTGGACTGGTCGAACCCGCCGTTCGCCACGTGGTTCGCCGACGGCCGGCTCAACGTCGCGTACAACTGCGTGGACCGGCACGTCGAGGCGGGCCTCGGCGACCGCGTCGCGATTCACTTCGAGGGCGAGCCCGGTGACAGCCGCGCGATCACCTACGCCGAGCTCAAGGACGAGGTGTCCAGGGCCGCGAACGCCCTGCTCGAGCTGGGCGTCGAGAAAGGCGACCGGGTCGCGATCTACATGCCGATGATCCCGGAGACGGTCGTCGCGATGCTGGCCTGCGCCCGGATCGGCGCACCGCACTCCGTCGTCTTCGGCGGCTTCTCCGCCGACGCCATCGCGACCCGGATCGAGGACGCCTCCGCCAAGCTCGTGATCACGGCCGACGGCGGCTACCGGCGGGGCAAGCCGACCGCGCTCAAGCCGGCCGTCGACGAGGCGATCGGCCGGGTCACCGGTCCCGAGAAGGTGCTCGTGGTCCGCCGCACCGGGCAGGAGGTCGCCTGGACCGAGGGCCGGGACGTGTGGTGGCACGAGCTTGTCGACCGGCAGCCGGCCGAGCATGCCCCGCAGGCGTTCGGAGCGGAGCACCCGCTCTTCATCCTCTACACCTCGGGCACCACGGGTAAGCCGAAGGGCATCCTGCACACCTCCGGCGGCTACCTCACGCAGGTGGCGTACACCCACCACGCCGTCTTCGACCTCAAGCCGGAGTCGGACGTCTACTGGTGCACCGCCGACATCGGCTGGGTCACCGGCCACTCGTACACCGTCTATGGCCCGCTGGCCAACGGTGCGACGCAGGTGATGTACGAGGGGACGCCCGACACCCCGCACAAGGGCCGCTTCTGGGAGATCGTCGAGAAGTACGGCGTGACCCTCCTCTACACCGCGCCGACGGCCATCCGCACATTCATGAAGTGGGGCGAGGACATCCCCGCCAAGTTCGACCTGTCCTCGCTGCGGGTGCTGGGCAGTTGCGGCGAGCCCATCAACCCCGAGGCGTGGATGTGGTACCGCGAACACATCGGCGGGGGCGACTGCCCGATCGTGGACACCTGGTGGCAGACCGAGACCGGCGCGATGATGATCTCGCCGCTGCCCGGCGTGACCAAGACCAAGCCGGGCTCGGCGCAGCACCCGCTGCCGGGCATCTCGGCGACGGTGGTGGACGACGAGGCGGCCGACGTCCCGAAGGGCTCCGGAGGCTACCTGGTCGTCACCGAGCCCTGGCCCTCGATGCTCCGCACGATCTGGGGCGACGACCAGCGGTACATCGACACCTATTGGTCCCGCTTCCCGGGCCGCTACTTCGCCGGTGACGGGGCGAAGAGAGACGAGGACGGCGACATCTGGCTGCTCGGCCGGGTCGACGACGTCATGGTCGTGTCCGGGCACAACATCTCCACCACTGAGGTCGAGTCGGCACTCGTGTCGCACCCGTCGGTGGCGGAGGCCGCCGTGGTGGGTGCCGCCGACGAGACCACCGGGCAGGCGATCGTCGCCTTCGTCATCCTGCGCGCTGCGGCGGCGGAGAGCGAGGACCTGGCCGCCGAGCTGCGCGACCACGTCGGTGCCACGCTCGGCCCGATCGCCAAGCCGAAGCGGGTCCTGCCCGTCGCCGAGCTGCCGAAGACCCGCTCCGGCAAGATCATGCGCCGTCTGCTGCGCGACGTGGCCGAGAACCGCGAACTGGGCGATGTCACCACCCTCACCGACTCGGGCGTCATGGACCTGATCCAGGCGAAGCTCCCCGCCGCCCCGGCCGAGGACTAA
- a CDS encoding IS5 family transposase: MSQRKPYPSDLSDARWALIEPTLTAWRKARLDRRPTGQPTKVDLRDVFNALLYINRTGIPWKYLPHDFPNYGTVYAYYAAWRDEGILAQLNYDLTGLARVKEGRKPEPTGSVIDTQSVKTSTNVPLTSQGTDAAKKIVGRKRGILTDTIGLILAVTVTAASLSENAVGIRLLDQAKKTYPTIAKSWVDTGFKNAVIEHGARLGIDVEVVNRNPGVRGFHVVKRRWVVERSLGWLMLHRRLSRDYETLPASSEAMIHVASIDNLAKRITDETTPTWRGTY; encoded by the coding sequence GTGAGCCAGCGGAAGCCGTACCCCAGCGACCTTTCCGACGCCCGATGGGCCCTAATCGAGCCGACGTTGACGGCCTGGAGAAAAGCCCGGCTCGACCGCAGACCCACCGGGCAGCCTACCAAGGTCGACCTGCGCGACGTATTCAACGCACTCCTCTACATCAACCGCACGGGAATCCCCTGGAAATACCTCCCACACGACTTCCCGAACTACGGCACCGTCTACGCCTACTATGCCGCCTGGCGCGATGAGGGAATCCTCGCCCAGCTCAACTACGACCTGACCGGGCTCGCCCGCGTGAAGGAAGGGCGCAAGCCCGAACCCACAGGGTCCGTCATCGACACCCAGAGCGTGAAGACCTCCACCAACGTGCCCCTGACCAGCCAGGGAACGGACGCCGCCAAGAAGATCGTCGGCCGCAAGCGAGGCATACTCACCGATACGATCGGACTCATCCTCGCCGTGACTGTCACCGCCGCGAGCCTCTCCGAGAACGCCGTAGGAATACGTCTTCTCGACCAAGCCAAGAAGACGTATCCAACCATCGCCAAGAGCTGGGTCGACACCGGCTTCAAGAACGCCGTCATCGAGCACGGCGCACGTCTCGGAATCGACGTCGAAGTCGTCAACAGAAACCCCGGAGTTCGCGGCTTTCACGTTGTCAAAAGACGCTGGGTAGTCGAGCGAAGCCTGGGTTGGCTTATGTTGCACCGGCGCCTTTCTCGCGATTACGAGACCCTTCCCGCCAGCTCCGAGGCCATGATCCACGTCGCCTCGATCGACAACCTCGCCAAGCGCATAACGGACGAGACGACACCAACCTGGCGAGGGACTTACTAG
- a CDS encoding cold-shock protein, translating into MATGVVKWFNADKGFGFIQQDDGGPDVFVHFSAIQSTGFKELYEGDKVEYTVTQGPKGPQAENVLRQT; encoded by the coding sequence ATGGCAACAGGAGTAGTGAAGTGGTTCAACGCCGATAAGGGATTCGGGTTCATCCAGCAGGACGACGGCGGACCGGACGTTTTCGTCCACTTCTCGGCCATCCAGTCCACCGGGTTCAAGGAACTGTACGAGGGCGACAAGGTCGAGTACACGGTGACGCAGGGACCGAAGGGACCGCAGGCGGAAAACGTTCTTCGACAGACGTAA
- a CDS encoding sodium/solute symporter yields the protein MTVAAGVIRLSGLALPLVLFLVFLAVTMFTSVVAGPHSDMISEFYIGDRRLSPMRYGMAMCGDYISAATLLGSTGLVCLTGYDGLLYLTGTAVGWIVILLLIAEPLRNSGRFTLGDTIAQRIGAARQRWVRLAVGLCALVVSLFYLVAQLTASVALLAQFTGVPAPTARAFCTITVGTFVVFYVAVGGMPGTTFIQVAKTVLLVAVVAVAAGLVLSHFGWSGDRLLGTAAANSGHGEAFLRPGLRFGASTTSRIDFFSLALSMALGVAGLPHIVMRLLSPDSTRRLRGAVLWTIALVGTVCLAVGVLGLGAAAIVGTGTVKATDPSGNAAVLLLAQSVGGNLLTAAFSCLVFATVLSVAAGVTLAAASSLAHDVYVHAIRKGRVNNGQELAAARTSAAVAGALGILLALLSRDWNASSLAFLAFAIAASSIVPTLVYTLFWPRFTARGALFALYGGLGCALLLVASGPLISSTPTSLLPTAHFAWFPLQNPGVVSIPAGFLLGWLGTVTSPTTTDTAAYREFEARALLGTE from the coding sequence GTGACCGTCGCCGCGGGTGTCATCCGCCTCAGCGGCCTCGCCCTGCCGCTCGTACTGTTCCTCGTCTTCCTCGCTGTCACCATGTTCACCAGTGTCGTCGCCGGTCCGCACAGTGACATGATCAGCGAGTTCTACATCGGCGACCGCAGACTGTCTCCGATGCGGTACGGGATGGCGATGTGCGGTGACTACATCTCGGCCGCGACTCTCCTGGGCAGTACCGGCCTCGTCTGTCTGACCGGCTACGACGGCCTCCTGTACCTGACGGGGACCGCAGTCGGCTGGATCGTGATCCTGCTGCTGATCGCCGAACCGCTGCGCAACTCGGGCCGGTTCACGCTCGGCGACACCATCGCCCAGCGCATCGGGGCCGCCCGGCAACGGTGGGTCCGTCTCGCCGTGGGGCTCTGCGCCCTCGTCGTGTCGCTCTTCTACCTGGTGGCCCAACTGACAGCGAGCGTAGCGCTGCTGGCCCAGTTCACCGGGGTGCCGGCGCCCACGGCACGTGCCTTCTGCACCATCACCGTCGGCACCTTCGTGGTCTTCTACGTCGCGGTCGGCGGGATGCCCGGCACGACGTTCATCCAGGTCGCCAAGACCGTACTGCTGGTGGCCGTGGTGGCGGTGGCCGCCGGCCTGGTGCTGTCGCACTTCGGATGGAGCGGCGACCGCCTGCTCGGCACGGCGGCCGCGAACAGCGGCCACGGGGAGGCGTTCCTGCGGCCCGGCCTGCGCTTCGGGGCGAGCACCACCAGCAGAATCGACTTCTTCAGTCTCGCGCTGTCCATGGCCCTCGGTGTCGCGGGGCTCCCGCACATCGTCATGCGCCTGCTGTCACCCGACAGCACACGGCGGTTGCGCGGTGCTGTGCTGTGGACGATCGCTCTGGTCGGCACCGTGTGCCTGGCGGTCGGGGTGCTGGGACTCGGAGCGGCCGCGATCGTAGGCACCGGCACCGTCAAGGCCACCGATCCCAGCGGAAACGCCGCAGTGCTCCTGCTCGCGCAGTCGGTGGGCGGGAACCTTCTGACGGCGGCCTTCTCCTGCCTCGTCTTCGCCACGGTCCTCTCCGTGGCCGCGGGAGTCACCCTGGCAGCGGCCTCCTCACTGGCCCACGACGTGTACGTCCACGCGATCCGCAAGGGCCGGGTGAACAACGGTCAGGAACTGGCCGCCGCACGAACCTCGGCAGCCGTGGCCGGTGCGCTGGGTATCCTGCTCGCCCTGCTGTCGCGCGACTGGAACGCATCCTCACTCGCCTTCCTCGCCTTCGCCATCGCGGCCTCCTCCATCGTGCCGACCCTCGTCTACACCCTGTTCTGGCCCCGCTTCACCGCCCGCGGCGCCCTGTTCGCCCTCTACGGCGGCCTCGGCTGCGCCCTCCTGCTCGTCGCCTCCGGCCCCCTCATCTCCTCCACCCCCACCTCACTGCTGCCGACGGCCCACTTCGCCTGGTTCCCCCTGCAGAACCCGGGCGTCGTCTCCATCCCGGCCGGCTTCCTCCTCGGCTGGCTCGGCACGGTCACAAGCCCCACGACCACCGACACCGCCGCGTACCGCGAGTTCGAGGCGCGGGCTCTGCTCGGCACGGAGTGA
- a CDS encoding adenylate kinase, translating into MRIVLIGPPGAGKGTQARVLAGLLAVPAVSSGDLFRVEVRQGTELGRLVRRHTDTGELVPDELTTTVVTRRLGQPDAADGFLLDGFPRTVRQAELLAESLAGDGTALDAVIALGLPDDEIVRRLTGRRMCPACGTTVHLVFSPPRVANRCDGCGGGLVRRADDGEETVLRRLAVHSAQTVPLLRWYADRQLLCHVDGSGTVPEVSERMSAALAAVRR; encoded by the coding sequence ATGCGTATCGTTCTGATCGGCCCTCCGGGCGCGGGCAAGGGCACACAGGCCCGTGTCCTCGCCGGCCTGTTGGCCGTACCGGCGGTCTCCAGCGGGGACCTGTTCCGCGTCGAGGTCCGCCAGGGTACGGAACTCGGCCGGCTGGTGCGGCGGCACACCGATACCGGGGAGCTGGTGCCCGACGAGCTGACCACGACCGTCGTCACCCGCCGCCTGGGTCAGCCGGACGCGGCCGACGGCTTCCTGCTCGACGGCTTCCCGAGGACCGTACGGCAGGCCGAACTCCTGGCGGAGTCCCTGGCCGGGGACGGGACCGCGCTCGACGCCGTGATCGCCCTCGGCCTGCCCGACGACGAGATCGTGCGCCGGCTGACGGGCCGGCGCATGTGCCCGGCGTGTGGAACCACCGTGCACCTGGTGTTCTCCCCGCCCCGCGTCGCGAACCGGTGCGACGGCTGCGGCGGGGGACTCGTCCGGCGCGCCGACGACGGCGAGGAGACCGTCCTGCGGCGCCTCGCCGTCCACTCCGCGCAGACCGTACCGCTGCTGCGGTGGTACGCCGACCGGCAGCTCCTGTGCCACGTGGACGGATCGGGAACTGTCCCGGAGGTCTCCGAGCGGATGAGCGCTGCCCTGGCGGCGGTGAGGAGATGA